CTTTTGCAGAAATGACCGAGAAGTTGGCGCTTTAACGTAGATACAAAAATTTAAAATAAAATAGTTGCAACTACAAAACAATCTTGCTATAATTCTTTAGGTATGTAACGTGTACATATATAGCTGACCTTTAAACATTGTCTAGGCAATGATATATTCGGGCTATGTAAGGTGCAGTTCGAAAATACTCTGTTCCGGATGGTTCAGGGCGAGAGGAGAAAACGAATATGAAACAAGGTATCCACCCAGATTACAAAACTGCAACAGTTTCTTGCTCTTGCGGTAACACTTTTGAAACGGGTTCAGTAAAAGAAAAAATCGTGATCGAGTTCTGTAACGAATGTCACCCATTCTACACAGGTCGTCAAAAGTTTGCTTCTGCTGACGGTCGTGTTGATAAATTCAACAAAAAATACGGTATCAAGTAATATCGTGACCCATTTCCACATTTGTGGAGATGGGTTTTTTATTTTTGAAAACGGTACGATTGCGAATAGACGAAACGCTTAAAAATAGCTAAGATAGAAGAAGTGAAAATGAACCTTGAGTGTTGTACTCAAGGTTTTTTCTCGGAAAGAATTTGGTGTGTCACCAGTTTTAGGGGCTGTTCTCGTATAAGGTTTTCCTTGTTTGATTGGCGTGCTACGGCAAGACCGCGACAAAGCCACGTGATACGTGTCTTTATCACTGTCTTTGTTGCCGTTTGCGAGGACCGCCAATCATAAACTTTTGCCCTCGTTATAAAGTAAAGTGAAGAACACCAAATTAAGCCGCTTGCGCTAGCGCGAGGCGGCGGAGAGCGGAAATGATCGGCTGAGCTTCTTGGTAGCGGTCTGTTATAAAGAAACGCTATTTTTACAAAATTTCACTTTATACCAAAATAGCGTGCCGCGAAGGGTGAGCCACAAACAAATTCGCTTCAACGGACTTGGGGATAAAACCACTTTGCTCCAACGCGTTTACAACCGTAGCGCAGCAGAACCGATTCCCTAACTTATGACGGTGAACCAATAATCTTCCGAAAAACGTACGAAATGGGGTTTAGATAATAATGGCACAATTATTTTACAAGCATGGTGCGATGAATAGTGGGAAATCGATTGAGATTTTAAAAGTAGCGCATAACTACGAAGAACAAAATAAACCGGTCTTAATTTTTACATCGGGCATTGATACACGAGATGAAGTAGGGGTTGTTTCGAGTCGTATTGGATTACGTCGACCTGCAACCGCAATATTTGAAGATACAAACCTTTATGAAATTGTGAAAAACCACAATGAACATCTGTATTGTGTACTAGTAGATGAAGTGCAGTTTTTAACAAAGGAGCACGTTCTTCAACTTACTCAAATTGTGGATGAACTGAACATTCCGGTCATGGGCTTTGGTTTAAAAAATGATTTCCAAAACGAATTGTTCGAAGGCAGTCGCTACATGTTGATTTATGCGGATAAAATCGAAGAGATGAAGACGATTTGCTGGTTCTGTCACAAAAAAGCGACAATGAATATACGCGTGGATGAACATAAAAAACCCGTGCGAGCAGGTGATCAAATTCAAATTGGGGGTAATGATAATTATTACCCAGTATGCCGTAAATGCCACACAAACCCACCGCTCTAATTTTCAAGCACAGAACTTAAGAAAGTTTCAGCATATAGGTAGCAACAAGCGCAGAATTTCTTTATACTAGTATAGGTGCATTTTATGAAGATTCAAGCGATAGAATCGGTTTAATATAAATATAAAAATTATCTCTAGAGGTGAAATACATGTTTGATCGTTTACAGGCGGTTGAAGACCGTTACGAAAGATTAAATGAATTACTAAGTGATCCAGATATCGTTAGTGATTCAAACAAGTTACGTGAATATTCAAAAGAGCAATCGGATATCCAAGAAATGGTAGAAGTTTACCGCGAATACAAATCAGTAAAAGAGCAGTTCGCAGATACACGTGAATTAATGGAAGCGGAAAAAGATCCAGAGATGCTAGAAATGATGAAGGAAGAGTTTAATGATTTAAACAAACAAATTCCTGTATACGAAGAGCGTCTACGTATTTTATTAATTCCAAAAGACCCGAATGATTCGAAAAACGTAATTATGGAGGTTCGTGGTGCTGCCGGTGGTGACGAAGCGAACATCTTTGCGGGCGACTTATACCGTATGTACTCTCGCTATGCGGAAACACAAGGCTGGAAAATTGAAATTATGGAAGCTACGCCAAACCCATCAGGTGGTTATAAGGAAATTATCTTTATGATTAATGGGCAAGGGGCTTACTCAAAATTCAAATACGAAAGTGGCGCACACCGCGTACAACGTATTCCAGCAACTGAATCACAAGGTCGAATTCATACATCAACAGCAACAGTAGCATGTCTTCCAGAGATGCATGTAGAAGATGTAGAAATTCATGAAAAAGATATCCGTGTCGATACATTCGCCTCTTCAGGTGCGGGTGGTCAATCGGTAAATACAACGATGTCAGCTGTTCGTATGGTCCATTTACCAACAGGTGTTGTTGTATCGATGCAAGATGAGCGTTCACAAATTAAAAACCGTGAAAAAGCGATGAAAATCTTAGTCGCGCGTGTAGCGGAAAAAAACCGTGCAGAAGCACAAGCAGAAATCGATTCGACACGTAAGTCTGCTGTCGGAACAGGCGACCGTTCTGAACGTATTCGTACGTATAACTATCCACAAAACCGTGTAACAGATCACCGTATTGGTTTAACGATTCAAAAATTAGACCAAATCGTTGAAGGTAAAATGGATGAAATTATCGATGCACTTATTTTAGATGAGCAAGCAACACGTCTTGCTGGTCTGAACGACTAATGAATAAAACCATTTTTGAGGCCCTTAATTGGGCTTCTTCTTTTTTAGAGGACAATGGTCGCGAAGGAAATGCAGCACGACTGCTACTTCAGCATATTTTGCAAACAAATTATTCTGGACTCATGATGAAAATGCACGATCCAATCACGGAGCAACAGCACGAGCAATTGGAGCGGTTTTTAGATGCGCATAGTAAAGGGCGTCCTGTGCAATACATTACGGGTGTGGAAGAGTTTTATGGGCGTACATTTGAGGTCGATGAATCGGTATTAATTCCACGTCCTGAAACAGAGGAATTAATCGTCGGTACAATGGAACGAATGAATACGTTATTTCACAAAAATGATTTAACACTTGTGGATATCGGAACAGGTAGTGGGGCAATTGCGATTACGATGAAAAAGGAATGCCCGCAACTTACTGTAACTGCAACAGACCTGTCAGCTGTCGCCTTAAAAACAGCGCAGAAAAATGCAGCAAATCTGCAGGCAGATATCACATTTTTAGAAGGCGACTTAACAGCACCTATCGCACAAAAAAAGTGGGATGTCGTGCTATCAAACCCACCCTATATCGCACTTGCCGATTTGCCGACAATGTCAGATATCGTCGTAGCGCATGAGCCGCATAGTGCACTCTTTGCGGAAGAAGAGGGACTTATTTTATATCGTAAGTTAGCAGAACAATTACCTGCCTTGATGAATAAGCCTGGTCTTATTGGTCTTGAAATCGGTTATACACAAGGTCAAGCAGTCGCGAGGTATTTCCAAAAGCACTTCCCACAAGCTGAAGTTTCAGTCGTGAAAGATATTAATGGCAAAGATCGTATGGTATTTTGTGAAATCAGTGAATAAAATCTTCTAACCTTGCAAACAATGAGTTGCAAGGAGGAATGAAGATGTTACATGATTACGAGATTTCAACAAAGCCAATCTGGTGGATTGCGAGTCTAAAGTTACTTGCTATCACATTTGTTTTATATAGTGCGTTTCTTATTGTGCCGACATTTGTAGAGGGTGTACAGGCGGATCGCGGGCAGTTAAGTGACGACTTTAAAGTACGCGTTATAGCAAATAGCTCGTCACAACAAGATCAGCTGATCAAACAGCAAGTTGTGGAAAACATGCTAGAACAGATGGCAAGTTTGGATACCGTTACACCAGATATCCACAGTGTAGAGGGCATTTTTCACGAAATTCAGAAAACTTACCCACAATTAACATTACGCTATGAATTTGGGGATAACTTAATCCCGCCTAAATGGCAATTTAATACATTTTATCCACAAAACTATTACCATTCTTTAACGATTGTTATTGGACAAGGGCGCGGGGAAAACTGGTTTTGTGCAGTGTTTCCAACGCTTTGCTTACCTAAAGAGCAAACAGAAATAAAACGTCCACCATCGTATCTTTCAGAATGGTGGCATAAAAAGAAAACGAAAAATAATCCACAAATTTCAGAAAATTACCCACAGAAAATTGTGAATGAGTTGTAAATTGTGGATAGTGAATGTGGAAAGCTAGTAGAAAGGAGATTAAAAGATGGAGACAGTATTACTAACTGTGGATGATTTTGTGGATAATTCAGAAAATTATACACAAGCTGTGCATTTATTAAATGATGGACAAGTGGTCGCTTTTCCAACGGAGACTGTTTATGGTTTAGGGGCAGTAGCGACAGATGAACAAGCCGTTAAAAAAATCTTTGCAGCGAAAGGTCGTCCTTCTGATAATCCACTGATTGTCCACATTGGCACAATAGAAGAAGTGAACCGGTATGTTGTGGATATCCCTGAAATCGCCAAAAAATGTATGGCTGCCTTTTGGCCGGGGCCACTAACACTCGTGATGCATGTAAAACCAAATGTACTCGCAGAAAGTGTAACACCAGGTATGCAAACGGTAGGACTGCGTATGCCAGATCACCCCGTTGCGTTAAAGTTATTACAAACATTAAAAAAACCACTCGCTGCACCGAGCGCGAATCGTAGTGGCAAGCCGAGTCCAACAAAGGCTAGTCATGTATTTGAAGATTTACAAGGGATTATTCCATGTATTTTAGATGGTGGCATGACAGGTATTGGTGTGGAATCAACGGTACTTGATGTAACGTTAGCGCAGCCGGTTATTTTACGTCCAGGTGGTGTTACGAAAGAAATGCTTGAAGAAGTGATTGGCCCTGTACTGGAACCGAACTTTGAGCAACAAAAAATCGAAGCAACACCAAAAGCACCAGGCATGAAATATACACACTACGCACCAAACGCACCGGTGTATTTAATAGAACAAGATTTGCAAATAATGCAGCAAGCTGTACAAACGCTGCAGCAGCAACAACATAAAGTAGCGGTACTTGCGCCTGAGAATTTTGCAGCAGTAAATGCTGATTATTATTTTTCATTTGGTCATGAATATGAGCTAGAGCAAATGAGTGCTAACTTATATGATGCGCTGCGTGCATGTGACAAAACCGATGCAACGATTATTTTAGCAACGACTACCGAGCGAAAAGGTGTCGGTACGGCTATTATGAATCGTCTTGAAAAAGCAGCAGGCGGGAACTGGTATCAATATTAAGTGATGAGAATCCATATTTTACACAAATACTGTGTAGAGTATGGATTTTTTGTTAAGGTAAACGCATAACGTATAGGAGGACAAAAGTAAAATAACCAAAGAAAGAAGGGCAATATGCAGGAAATTGTGGCAGGCATAGTGATGTCATTTGATGTAGTAGCACTGTTTTTAGTAGCGAACAATGTAAAATATAAATGGCTGCTCGCATGTTGGACAGCCTGTTTACATATGGTTTTTCCGTTAATTGGCTTTTACTTTGGAGAATGGCTCGGCGAAGTGTTAGTACAATGGTCTAATGGTATTTCTGTGTTATTATTATTTTTCATAGGCTTACAATTGCTATTGTCGAGAAAAAATGAAGATTTTCCAGCAAAAACTTTGCCTATTATCGCAATATTTGCGAGTTTTGATACCTTTTCAGTTAGCCTATCTTTTGGTATGCTAAAGTTAGAAAAATATCTTTTTATTATAAGTGCAGGATTTTCTACGTTGGTATTGTCATATATTGCCCTCGTCATTGCGCAAAAAAATACAATTTTCAAAAATGACTTGTTAAAAAGAATGGCAGGATTATTATTAATCATTATGAGTATTTTACTACTGGAATAAGGAATGGTACGAGATGAATATTTACTTTATTTGTACGGGCAATACTTGCAGAAGTCCAATGGCAGCAATGATTTTAAAGAATAAAAACATCGAAAATCTAGAGGTGCGTTCTGCTGGTATTTATGCACAGCAGGGAAGCGCAATGTCACAAAATGCACAGGTTGTGTTAAATCAAAATAATATAGAACATCATCATCAATCATCGCTCTTTAATGAACAAGATGCACAGTGGGCAGACCTTATTTTAACGATGACCACAGCGCATAAGGAAATGGTTTTACGTTTAGTCGATGATGTAGGTCATAAAACATTTACATTAAATGAATATGTGGGAATGGATGTACAGGATATTCAAGACCCCTATGGTGGCAATGTCTTTGTCTATGAACAGACGTTTGAACAATTAAATGCAGCAATTGAAAAATTAGCGAAAAAAATACGAACGGAGGAATAAATATAACATGGAGACAAAGAAAAAAATCTTTACGCTACGACGTAAGCTCGTATTGTTCGTGGGGATTTTGGCGGCAATTACGTATACAGCAAGTTTTATCTTTATAGAATATATTCAACCAATGTTTTTCCCTGAAACAAGCCCGATTCTTTATCAAATTTTTACATATGCGTTAGGGGTTCTCTGGTCATGCATACTCGCTGCAATTTTTAGTTTAATCATTGTTCGTCCATTACAACGTTTAGAAAACAGTGCGAATCAAGTAGCAGAGGGTAAGATTGGTAAGGATGTCGATATGCCAAAAACAAACGACGAAATTCGTACAGTTGGGGAAGCATTCCAAGCGATGGTTGTGAACTTACGCAAAATGGTAAACGGAATTGAAGAAAACTATAAATCAACAGATGCGACAATTGAAGCGTTATCCGAGCAAAGTAGCTCCGTATCTAAAAATGCGGTTGCGATTTCAATGAATATTTCACACATTTCATCAGGTGCGGATTCTTCGGCAATGGCGATTCAAGAAACAGCCGAAGCGCTTGAAGAAGTACGTGAATTAGCGACAGAAGTAAACAATAAAGCCTTAGAATCAGCGAATCGTTCAAACGAAATTTTAACGAATTTATCATCTACAACGCAAGCCATTAATGGAGTTGTACTGAGCATCCAAAAAATTGCGTCTGACAATGAACATGCGTTAGGTAATATTCGTGAGCTTGAAAAAAATGCCGGGCAAATTGAGCGTATTATCGGCCTAGTAGGGGATATTGCAGGACAAACCAACTTACTTGCACTGAATGCCTCCATTGAAGCAGCACGTGCAGGGGAACATGGCAAAGGCTTTGCGGTCGTTGCTGAAGAAGTCCGCGGCTTAGCAGACGAGAGTGCAAATGCAGTAAAAGGCATTACCGAACTAGTCAAAACGATGCAGCAAAATGTAAACGTTGTCGTTTCACAAATGCACGAACAAGTTACATTTGCTGTTAGCGAGTCTTCACGCGTATCTGAAACAACGACGGCAGTAGAAGGTATGTCAAAAGCTGTACATCAAATGGCTGATGACGTTGTTCAAATTTCGCAATTAGTTGGTCAGCAAATGCAAAATATTGAACGTACATCGCGCCAATCACAAGAAGTAGCGGCTATCGCCGAGCAAACTTCGGCAAGCGCACAGGAAGTGAATGCTGCATCAAATGAACAGTCGTATGCCATCAAACAAGTAGAAGCATTAGCGACAGATTTACAAAAGCAATCAGCTGAGCTATATAAAATGATTCAGCAGTTCGATCGTAGCTAAATAAATAGAAACTTGAGCATTGCATCTTTTTGGAGGATGCAATGCTTTTTCACGTATATTAAAGCACAAGATAGAATCAAATATACGTAAAAAACTAACGATTATAGCGAAGTGCGCTCAAATATTCGTGTTTTATACTAAAAATTCAAAATCATTGCACAAAACACGTGTCATTCTGATGTAATAAATGGTACACTGTTGGTGAATATAAAAGAATAAACATTAGGGAGGAAACCCTCTATGAAAATTGCCATTTCTTCAGATCATGGCGGCAATAATTTACGTAAAGAAATTAT
The sequence above is a segment of the Solibacillus sp. FSL H8-0523 genome. Coding sequences within it:
- the rpmE gene encoding 50S ribosomal protein L31 — protein: MKQGIHPDYKTATVSCSCGNTFETGSVKEKIVIEFCNECHPFYTGRQKFASADGRVDKFNKKYGIK
- a CDS encoding thymidine kinase — protein: MAQLFYKHGAMNSGKSIEILKVAHNYEEQNKPVLIFTSGIDTRDEVGVVSSRIGLRRPATAIFEDTNLYEIVKNHNEHLYCVLVDEVQFLTKEHVLQLTQIVDELNIPVMGFGLKNDFQNELFEGSRYMLIYADKIEEMKTICWFCHKKATMNIRVDEHKKPVRAGDQIQIGGNDNYYPVCRKCHTNPPL
- the prfA gene encoding peptide chain release factor 1; translation: MFDRLQAVEDRYERLNELLSDPDIVSDSNKLREYSKEQSDIQEMVEVYREYKSVKEQFADTRELMEAEKDPEMLEMMKEEFNDLNKQIPVYEERLRILLIPKDPNDSKNVIMEVRGAAGGDEANIFAGDLYRMYSRYAETQGWKIEIMEATPNPSGGYKEIIFMINGQGAYSKFKYESGAHRVQRIPATESQGRIHTSTATVACLPEMHVEDVEIHEKDIRVDTFASSGAGGQSVNTTMSAVRMVHLPTGVVVSMQDERSQIKNREKAMKILVARVAEKNRAEAQAEIDSTRKSAVGTGDRSERIRTYNYPQNRVTDHRIGLTIQKLDQIVEGKMDEIIDALILDEQATRLAGLND
- the prmC gene encoding peptide chain release factor N(5)-glutamine methyltransferase — protein: MNKTIFEALNWASSFLEDNGREGNAARLLLQHILQTNYSGLMMKMHDPITEQQHEQLERFLDAHSKGRPVQYITGVEEFYGRTFEVDESVLIPRPETEELIVGTMERMNTLFHKNDLTLVDIGTGSGAIAITMKKECPQLTVTATDLSAVALKTAQKNAANLQADITFLEGDLTAPIAQKKWDVVLSNPPYIALADLPTMSDIVVAHEPHSALFAEEEGLILYRKLAEQLPALMNKPGLIGLEIGYTQGQAVARYFQKHFPQAEVSVVKDINGKDRMVFCEISE
- a CDS encoding stage II sporulation protein R; this encodes MLHDYEISTKPIWWIASLKLLAITFVLYSAFLIVPTFVEGVQADRGQLSDDFKVRVIANSSSQQDQLIKQQVVENMLEQMASLDTVTPDIHSVEGIFHEIQKTYPQLTLRYEFGDNLIPPKWQFNTFYPQNYYHSLTIVIGQGRGENWFCAVFPTLCLPKEQTEIKRPPSYLSEWWHKKKTKNNPQISENYPQKIVNEL
- a CDS encoding L-threonylcarbamoyladenylate synthase, with the protein product METVLLTVDDFVDNSENYTQAVHLLNDGQVVAFPTETVYGLGAVATDEQAVKKIFAAKGRPSDNPLIVHIGTIEEVNRYVVDIPEIAKKCMAAFWPGPLTLVMHVKPNVLAESVTPGMQTVGLRMPDHPVALKLLQTLKKPLAAPSANRSGKPSPTKASHVFEDLQGIIPCILDGGMTGIGVESTVLDVTLAQPVILRPGGVTKEMLEEVIGPVLEPNFEQQKIEATPKAPGMKYTHYAPNAPVYLIEQDLQIMQQAVQTLQQQQHKVAVLAPENFAAVNADYYFSFGHEYELEQMSANLYDALRACDKTDATIILATTTERKGVGTAIMNRLEKAAGGNWYQY
- a CDS encoding manganese efflux pump, encoding MQEIVAGIVMSFDVVALFLVANNVKYKWLLACWTACLHMVFPLIGFYFGEWLGEVLVQWSNGISVLLLFFIGLQLLLSRKNEDFPAKTLPIIAIFASFDTFSVSLSFGMLKLEKYLFIISAGFSTLVLSYIALVIAQKNTIFKNDLLKRMAGLLLIIMSILLLE
- a CDS encoding low molecular weight protein arginine phosphatase codes for the protein MNIYFICTGNTCRSPMAAMILKNKNIENLEVRSAGIYAQQGSAMSQNAQVVLNQNNIEHHHQSSLFNEQDAQWADLILTMTTAHKEMVLRLVDDVGHKTFTLNEYVGMDVQDIQDPYGGNVFVYEQTFEQLNAAIEKLAKKIRTEE
- a CDS encoding HAMP domain-containing methyl-accepting chemotaxis protein encodes the protein METKKKIFTLRRKLVLFVGILAAITYTASFIFIEYIQPMFFPETSPILYQIFTYALGVLWSCILAAIFSLIIVRPLQRLENSANQVAEGKIGKDVDMPKTNDEIRTVGEAFQAMVVNLRKMVNGIEENYKSTDATIEALSEQSSSVSKNAVAISMNISHISSGADSSAMAIQETAEALEEVRELATEVNNKALESANRSNEILTNLSSTTQAINGVVLSIQKIASDNEHALGNIRELEKNAGQIERIIGLVGDIAGQTNLLALNASIEAARAGEHGKGFAVVAEEVRGLADESANAVKGITELVKTMQQNVNVVVSQMHEQVTFAVSESSRVSETTTAVEGMSKAVHQMADDVVQISQLVGQQMQNIERTSRQSQEVAAIAEQTSASAQEVNAASNEQSYAIKQVEALATDLQKQSAELYKMIQQFDRS